GTGATTCTTGTTTACCTCACATCGGTTCTCGCCGCCTACGCCTTTGCCCGGTTAAAATTTCCCGGGCGCGAGATAATTTTTACATTATTTTTAGCGCTGATGATGATCCCCATGCCGGTTTATCTGGCACCATCTTATGTAATTCTGAGTAAATTTCGGTTTATTGATACTTTCTGGGCATTAATCATTCCTTGGGGTGTTAATATCTTTGCTATTTTTCTTTTACGTCAACACTTTAAATCTCTGCCCCAGGAGTTGTTTGATGCTGCAAAAATCGATGGATTGAACCATTGGCAGATCATTCGGTATATCGTGCTTCCCCTTTCCCGACCGGTCCTTGTGACGATCGGCGTTTTTGAAGTTATCACCAACTGGAATTCATTCCTCTGGCCCCTGATTGTCACCCATTCTGATACCATGCGCACGATTCAAACCGGCCTTGCCTATTTTGCACAGGCAGAGGCGACGAATTATCCCCTTTTATGTGCTGCCGCAACCTTTACCACCATGCCGCTTGTCATTCTTTATTTTTTTGTTCAGCGTCAGATAGCGGAATCTTATGCCCGCAGTGGTTTGAAGGAGTAATATTATTGAAGGAGACGATGATGAGAGTAATTGAAGAAAAGGACGTGGAATGGTATGCGGGGAGTGATGCTCAAACCTATCCACGCCGAGTAAAGGTCGACGGTAACTGGCGGGAAGTATTTACTTTTGTGAAGCAGATCCGTGAAGAATATTTCACTCGCAAGAGGCATACAATATTTCTATGCCATATCGGTGATAATGAGGTGGTGAAGGTAAGACTACCCTGAAAATATTGACTTTTGACAGATTTTGGTTATAATAGAAACAATGTTGCGAAATGGGCGGTTAGCTCAGTTCTGGTTAGAGCGTCTGCTTGACATGCAGGAGGTCACCCGTTCAAGTCGGGTACCGCCCACTCTGGCAATTCATTCAATTTCCCGCAGGTCCGATTTTCTGCAATTCCCGAAGGGCGGAGTAGTTGAAAGAAGGAGTGGTTTCTTCGGCGCCCAGTGGGGGAGGCTCAATCCGGTAAAGGAATGGAAAGGTTAGGTTAAATGGAAGAGGTCCTGCAAAGATTGGCAAAGATCAGGGACCTTTCGGAAACGATAAAAAAGAATGATATGTTATTAAAAAACATTCCGGAGACGATCGTCAAATTAAAAAACGAGATTGAACAAAAAAATAAACAATTAAATCAGGTCAAAAATCGATTGACGGAGATAAAAAAGTTGTATAAACTAAAAGAAGGTGATATCGCGGATAATGAGAACAAAATCAACAAGTTAAATCAACAAATTCATTCAGTTAAGACCAATGAAGAATATCGGGCGATCCTCAAGGAAATTGAGTTTTTAAAAAATTCACGCCTGGCGATAGAGGAGGAGATGATAAACCTTCTTGAGGAAGAGGAGAAACTTAAAAATTCATTGAGTAGTCTGGAAAAAGAAACCAAGGAATTTATTGAGCAGAAAAACCGAGAGATTCAACAGTTGGAAGAACAGAGAGCACAAGTTATGGCGGAACAAGAAAAAAACAGAAGTGTCTTTGCTGACGAGATAAAGAAATTACCGGTAGAGGTGAGAAGCATATATGAGCGGATTACGAATGCCCGGGATAAGGCGATCTGCGTCGTCACCGACGAGGGCATATGCACTGGATGTTATACCAATATTACTCCCCAGACACTCAATGAATTAAGAAAGAAGGATAAGTTGGTGCTTTGCGATTCCTGCGGGCGCATCCTCATTTATGGCTTATGAATCAGTCGTAGTTTATACCGATGGTGCTTCCGGAGGCAATCCTGGACCCGCGGGCATCGGTTTTGTGGTTTATGATGAACATAATCCGCAGGAGCCAATTTTCAGTTTTGCCCATTATATCGGTATCACCACCGGTAATGTTGCTGAATACGAAGCACTCATATCTGCATTGAAATGGCTTCTGAAAAATAACATCCAAAAGGCAGTAATATACACCGACTCCGAATTGGTCTATAAACAACTAACCGGTGCTTATCGGGTGAAGTCTGCGCATATAAGAAACCTTGTTTCTCATGCCCGCCAGTTGCTCAATAAATTTAAAGAAATCGATTTGAAAACCATCCCTCGGGAAGAAAATCGCGCAGCCAATAAACTTGCCCAGCGGATTGTTAAAAATATAAAAAAGCAGAAAAAACCTTCATAGTTATGAATAGAAAAAAAGAGATAAATCCGGCGCGCATGCTTATCTTTGGCTATATCGCTTTGATTCTCTCCGGAACCTTTTTGCTTTCTTTGCCCTTTGCTACCCCGCGCGGTATTAATTTTATTGATGCCCTATTTACTTCCACATCTGCCCTTTGTGTTACGGGTTTGATCGTGCGTGATACCGCGACCGGTTTTACTGTCTGGGGTAAATTGATAATTCTATTTTTAATCCAGATAGGCGGATTAGGTTATATGACCTTGTCCACTACTTTTTTCTTTTTTCTGGGCAAAAAGATATCCTTACGTGACCGGATGCTTTTTAAAGAATCCGTAAATGTTCTAAGCTATGAAAATCTGATGCGCTTTGCCTGGCGTATTTTTCGCATCACCGTGATTGTAGAGTTGATTGGTGCCCTGTTATTCTATCTCTGTTTCCGTTCGCGTTTCCCACCGCTCGTCGCCGCCGGGCACGCTCTTTTTCATGCCGTCTCGGCATTCTGCAATGCCGGTTTTTCTACTTTCTCAGAAAATCTTTCTTTGTTCCATAACCTCTGGGCGGTACCCCTGATCTGCGCGATTCTAATAATCAGCGGGGGTATTGGATTTGTGGTGATTTCGGATCTTTATTATCTCTTAATCAAAAATTCGAGAAGAGGCATTTCGTTACATACCAAACTGGCACTAAGGACGACTTTAATCTTGATAATTGTCGGAATGGTTTTCATTTTGGTTTATGAGGGTAATAGAAGCCTTGCTGCATATCCTTTGCATTTAAAAGTAATCCATGCATTTTTCCAGGCAGTAACACCTCGAACCGCCGGTTTTAACACTGTAAATATCGCTAACTTTGCCCCCTTTACGCTCTTTTTGCTCATGTTATTTATGTTCATCGGGGCTTCACCGGGCGGAACCGGTGGAGGGGTAAAGACTACCACTTTTGCTGTGGTTCTGATTTGGGTTAAAGAACTGCTTTTGGGAAGATACAAAAATGGCATTTTGATTATGAAGAAAAAAATTCCCCAGGAGCAGGTACTCCGGGCTTTTCTGTTGATCGCACTTTCTTCCATCGTGATTTTATTTATTTTCTGGATATTGCTATTGACCAATTTCGGATCACCTTTTAAATTATTATTTGAAATCATTTCGGCTTTTGGCACTGTGGGTTTATCACTCGGTTCCGAGCTTAATTCAGTTTGTAGTTATGCACATGACTTTTCGGTATGCGGGAAGTTGTTGATAATCATTTTGATGTTAACCGGCCGGGTGGGCACCCTGACGATTGGTAGTGCCTTAGTACGCACCCATACGGTTGATTTTTCATATCCCGAAGAACACATCGTGATTGGTTAAGTGGAGTGACGAATTAGAAATTTTAATTGACAATTCGTCAAAAATGAATATAATTATTTTATGAATTTCACCAATGCTGCTTTACACCGGGGTTTATTTTTTATTGACCCCAGCCTGTTATTTGCTCTTTTATATTCCGCATAGTGGAAAATTATGAAACAGTTCGTCGTCATCGGCTTGGGGAGATTTGGTTCCAGTATCGCCCGTGCCCTCACCGAGAAAAACTTTGAGGTGCTGGCGATCGACCGGAATGAAGAAAGGGTTAAAGAAATAGAGGGATTTGTCGCCCAGGCAGTGGTCGTGGACGCCACCGATGAAAAAGCACTTAAGGAACTTGGAATAAAAGATTTTGATACTGCAATTGTTAGCATTGGCGAAAACATTGAAGATAGCATCATGGTGACACTCCTCTTAAAAGAACTGGGGGTCCGGCAGGTAATCGTTAAAGCCCATAATGAGCTCCACGCCAAAATTTTAAACAAAGTAGGTGCAGACCGGATTGTCTTTCCGGAAAAAGAAATGGGGGAGAAACTGGCTGAGAGTTTAGCCAGCCCTAAAATATTTGATTATATAGAATTATCTACCGAATACGGTATTTTAGAGATTGTGGCACCTAAAAAGTTCTGTGATAAAACGCTGGGCGAATTGAAATTACGCGAAAAATTTGGGGTCAGTGTGATGGCGATAAAAAGAAAAATACCTTATACCCGCCCTGACGGCTCCCCAGATTTTAAGGAAGAAATAATTATCGGTCCAGGTGGTGCGGATGAAATATTACCTGGTGATATTCTCGTTCTTTTGGGGAGATATAAAGACCTGAATCGCATTGAAAAACTATGAACGATGATTATTCCGATTTAATAGAGATTGCCGAGTTTTACATCCTGAGCCAGAAGTACGAAGAGGCGATAAAAATCTTGCAAAAAGCCAAAAAAATAAATGATCGTGACCCGCGGCTTTATTATAACCTGGGGATTGCCCAAGAGGCACTTAACAATCGGGATGAGGCAATAAAATTTTTCCGCCAGGCACTCTCCCTGGATCCCAATTTTACTTCGGCCCAAGAACATCTGGACAAACTGATCAAGGGATGAATGTGTTTCGTTTTTTTGAAAAATTGTAATTTAATTGATTGTATAAGAGAAGAAAGTCGAAACTGCACTATTTTCATCAAGCAGCCCTTTATTGATAAGATAATTTTTAAGCCGGATTTAGCGGTCAAATTGGCGAATTATCTCAAGAAAAATCTGGGAGAAGTTACGGAGTATGACCTTAAGGGTGGTTATATCCTCCCAGGCTTCACCGATTCCCACACACACCTTCTCGCCCGAGGCATAGAATTACAGCGAGTGGATTTAAGCACCTGTCGTTCCCCTCAAGAATGCCTGGAAAAATTGCGCTCAGCACGGCACGAAAAAATTATCTTCGGGGTAAACTGGGATGATGCTGGATGGACCAAAGGTAAAATTGCAGATTTAAATCGTCAGGTTTTAGATAAAATCTCAAAAAATAAACCGGTGATAATGCGGCGGATCTGTGGACATTTTGCGATCTGTAATACCCGGGTCCTTAAGTTCATTCCTGCTGAATGGAGAATTGTCGATCGGTCACAGGGTTATCTTTATGAGGATGCCGCACTTTATATCAACAAAATTTTTCCACCCGATTTTGCGATGTATGAGAAAGGATTGAAAGAAGCGATGGCAGAAGCACTGGCGCTGGGCATTACTTCCATCCATGAAATCACCGACCAGCGGGGCTTCAGGATATACCAAAATCTAAAGAAAGAACTGAGGCTGCGTGTTGCTTTATACCTCACCGATGAACTCGGAATCCTTGCTAAGGCCGGCCTCCAGTCTAACTTTGGCGATGATTATTTGAAATTTTCGGGGAAAAAGATATTCTTGGATGGTTCCATTGGTGCTCGGACCGCAGCAGTGCGAAAACCTTATATCCGGTCACAAAATTATGGAAAACTGCTGATGACCGAGCAAGAGTTAACTGAACTCATAAAAACCGCCGAGAATTATTCAATTCAGTTGATGATTCATTCAATCGGTGACCGGGCTACGGAGGTTATTTTGAACGCCTTTAAAAGGGCAAAGGTTAAATCAAATCGACTCCGGCACCGCTTAGAACATCTGGAAATACTTGATAAGCGGTTAATCCAGAAGATAGCCCGGGTTGATTTAATTGCTTCCATGCAGCCTAATTTTCTCCGCTGGCAAACACCGGGAGGGCTGTATGAGAGAAACCTTGGAATAAGATACCAAAAGATGAATTGTTTTAGCGAGGTTAAAAAGGCAGGCGTAAAATTAATTTTCGGTTCGGATTGTATGCCCCTGGGCCCATTTTATGGCATCAATCTTGCGGTCAATCATCCTGTTGAAGATTTCTGCCTTTCACCCGCGGAGGCGATTGCATTATACACCCAAACGCCTGCCTGGGCAACATTTGATGAAGATAAAAAAGGGAAACTGGAAGAAAATAAATTTGCGGACTTGCTGGTGCTTGATAAAGACCCATTAAAAAAAGAGAATCTTGCCCAGATCAAAATAGTTAAGGTATTCGTCGGAGGAAGTCTCGTATATCAACAATAGTGCCAACTGCTTTATTAGATGAGTAATTTTTTCTGGCTTTTGAAGAAGGCATACACCAAATTCAATACCGACCGCGGACCACTTTTGGCTTCGGCATTAGTCAACGCTGCAATATTCAGTCTTTTCCCTCTTCTCCTTGGGTTGGTATCGTTTTCTTTCTTTATTCTCGGTTCATCCCAGGGCATCATGGAAAAGATTATTCCTGTTTTAAAACAGATAATTCCCATCGGTCTCGATGAAATCGTTAAGAATATTAAGATGATTCGGCAGACATCTATCATCGTCGCCGTCATCGGAATGCTCGGCTTTTTATGGGGTTCGGCGAGCATCTTCGGGGCGATTGAATCAAGTTTGAATGTGATCTGGAAAGCAAAAAAGGACCGGCCGTTTATCAAAAAGAGCCTTATCGGAATGGCATGGGCTTTTGTGGCTTGGATTACTTTGATTGCAACCGTGGGTGTTACAATCTGGGCGAGTGCCTTAGGATTGAAAGGAGTCACCCGGTATTTGCCGCTCCTCAACATGGCGATAAGCACCGGGATTTTCGGACTTATTTACTGGTTTTTCCCCAATCGTAAGGTGCGATTTAAAGAGGCATATGTGGGAGCAATATTTACCGGCACAGCATGGGAACTTACCAAATTTCTTTTCACCCTATATGTGACGCGCGTGGTGGATTATTCCAAAATATTCGGATCTCTTTCCGCAGTAATCCTTCTCTTATTATGGTTGTATTACTCTGCCTGCGTTTTTCTTTACGGTGCGGAGTTGAGTTATGTTTATGCCCGAAGGAAGATTTTAAGAGAAAAAAGGCGTATACCTCAGTGAGTTTATTCTAAAGACCTATTTATTTTTACCGCAACACTTTTTGTACTTCTTTCCACTCCCGCAGGGGCAGGGGTCATTACGGCCAATTTTTAGTTCACTGGCCACTACGGCTTCTTGAGGATTTGTGAGTTTCTTAGAAGACACTTTACCCGAGGGAAGCATTTTGATAAATTCTTTGGTATTATCCTGGACCACTTTTTTGAGCTGGCGACTGTTTTTAATATGTCCTTCTCCTTCCAGGAAATCCAGAAAAAGGATAATTATTTCCGGAATGTCTTTGCTCGCTTCTTTACTCAACGCTAACTTTTGGGGTGCATATTCCAGTAAGAAATTACGGATGTGTTCTTCGTGTAGTTCACCAATCTCTTTATGGTGATGAAAAAACACATAATCAAGGAGACTTTTGGTGATATATTCCGCCTTAGTTTGTGTCGACTTTGTTTTCAATTTTGATGCTTCTATGAATTGCCGAACTGTGGCATTGATAAAATGGACAAGCCTTTTTTCTCGTTTTCTTTCTTCGGCTTTTTTTTCTTCAATATCGGTTAGAGCCATATAAAATTATACTCAGATTTCTTTTTATGTCAATGAACCTACAAACATCCGATCGCGTTATTTACCAGTTCGTCAGAATTACCGTCACGAGTCTTTCGGCGGTCCTTTTCATTGCCTCTCTTATTCCTTTTTCTTCTTCTGTAGTATAGGTAGCCCAATCAGCAACATCGCCCTGCCAGAAGATCGTATTTCTTACCCGGTCATAGACAGTTACCGAGAGCTTGATGGTAATTTTATATTGCGAAACTGATAAGGCACCGGCATAAACATAAGGCTCTTTGGCAAAGCCGGTTACTTTACCGATAAGGACGATATCAGCCTGTTCTTCACTTACGAGTTGGAGGCCGGAATTATTTC
The DNA window shown above is from candidate division WOR-3 bacterium and carries:
- a CDS encoding carbohydrate ABC transporter permease → MNKKVVHILLIVGVIFMVFPFGWMLLTSLKTQDEALKFPPTLIPEKIILSNFIEAFREVNFTRYFINTLIMTTGSVILVYLTSVLAAYAFARLKFPGREIIFTLFLALMMIPMPVYLAPSYVILSKFRFIDTFWALIIPWGVNIFAIFLLRQHFKSLPQELFDAAKIDGLNHWQIIRYIVLPLSRPVLVTIGVFEVITNWNSFLWPLIVTHSDTMRTIQTGLAYFAQAEATNYPLLCAAATFTTMPLVILYFFVQRQIAESYARSGLKE
- a CDS encoding C4-type zinc ribbon domain-containing protein encodes the protein MEEVLQRLAKIRDLSETIKKNDMLLKNIPETIVKLKNEIEQKNKQLNQVKNRLTEIKKLYKLKEGDIADNENKINKLNQQIHSVKTNEEYRAILKEIEFLKNSRLAIEEEMINLLEEEEKLKNSLSSLEKETKEFIEQKNREIQQLEEQRAQVMAEQEKNRSVFADEIKKLPVEVRSIYERITNARDKAICVVTDEGICTGCYTNITPQTLNELRKKDKLVLCDSCGRILIYGL
- a CDS encoding ribonuclease HI family protein; amino-acid sequence: MAYESVVVYTDGASGGNPGPAGIGFVVYDEHNPQEPIFSFAHYIGITTGNVAEYEALISALKWLLKNNIQKAVIYTDSELVYKQLTGAYRVKSAHIRNLVSHARQLLNKFKEIDLKTIPREENRAANKLAQRIVKNIKKQKKPS
- a CDS encoding TrkH family potassium uptake protein, which codes for MNRKKEINPARMLIFGYIALILSGTFLLSLPFATPRGINFIDALFTSTSALCVTGLIVRDTATGFTVWGKLIILFLIQIGGLGYMTLSTTFFFFLGKKISLRDRMLFKESVNVLSYENLMRFAWRIFRITVIVELIGALLFYLCFRSRFPPLVAAGHALFHAVSAFCNAGFSTFSENLSLFHNLWAVPLICAILIISGGIGFVVISDLYYLLIKNSRRGISLHTKLALRTTLILIIVGMVFILVYEGNRSLAAYPLHLKVIHAFFQAVTPRTAGFNTVNIANFAPFTLFLLMLFMFIGASPGGTGGGVKTTTFAVVLIWVKELLLGRYKNGILIMKKKIPQEQVLRAFLLIALSSIVILFIFWILLLTNFGSPFKLLFEIISAFGTVGLSLGSELNSVCSYAHDFSVCGKLLIIILMLTGRVGTLTIGSALVRTHTVDFSYPEEHIVIG
- a CDS encoding TrkA family potassium uptake protein is translated as MKQFVVIGLGRFGSSIARALTEKNFEVLAIDRNEERVKEIEGFVAQAVVVDATDEKALKELGIKDFDTAIVSIGENIEDSIMVTLLLKELGVRQVIVKAHNELHAKILNKVGADRIVFPEKEMGEKLAESLASPKIFDYIELSTEYGILEIVAPKKFCDKTLGELKLREKFGVSVMAIKRKIPYTRPDGSPDFKEEIIIGPGGADEILPGDILVLLGRYKDLNRIEKL
- a CDS encoding tetratricopeptide repeat protein, producing MNDDYSDLIEIAEFYILSQKYEEAIKILQKAKKINDRDPRLYYNLGIAQEALNNRDEAIKFFRQALSLDPNFTSAQEHLDKLIKG
- a CDS encoding amidohydrolase, which encodes MANYLKKNLGEVTEYDLKGGYILPGFTDSHTHLLARGIELQRVDLSTCRSPQECLEKLRSARHEKIIFGVNWDDAGWTKGKIADLNRQVLDKISKNKPVIMRRICGHFAICNTRVLKFIPAEWRIVDRSQGYLYEDAALYINKIFPPDFAMYEKGLKEAMAEALALGITSIHEITDQRGFRIYQNLKKELRLRVALYLTDELGILAKAGLQSNFGDDYLKFSGKKIFLDGSIGARTAAVRKPYIRSQNYGKLLMTEQELTELIKTAENYSIQLMIHSIGDRATEVILNAFKRAKVKSNRLRHRLEHLEILDKRLIQKIARVDLIASMQPNFLRWQTPGGLYERNLGIRYQKMNCFSEVKKAGVKLIFGSDCMPLGPFYGINLAVNHPVEDFCLSPAEAIALYTQTPAWATFDEDKKGKLEENKFADLLVLDKDPLKKENLAQIKIVKVFVGGSLVYQQ
- a CDS encoding YihY/virulence factor BrkB family protein, whose amino-acid sequence is MSNFFWLLKKAYTKFNTDRGPLLASALVNAAIFSLFPLLLGLVSFSFFILGSSQGIMEKIIPVLKQIIPIGLDEIVKNIKMIRQTSIIVAVIGMLGFLWGSASIFGAIESSLNVIWKAKKDRPFIKKSLIGMAWAFVAWITLIATVGVTIWASALGLKGVTRYLPLLNMAISTGIFGLIYWFFPNRKVRFKEAYVGAIFTGTAWELTKFLFTLYVTRVVDYSKIFGSLSAVILLLLWLYYSACVFLYGAELSYVYARRKILREKRRIPQ
- a CDS encoding SEC-C metal-binding domain-containing protein, with amino-acid sequence MALTDIEEKKAEERKREKRLVHFINATVRQFIEASKLKTKSTQTKAEYITKSLLDYVFFHHHKEIGELHEEHIRNFLLEYAPQKLALSKEASKDIPEIIILFLDFLEGEGHIKNSRQLKKVVQDNTKEFIKMLPSGKVSSKKLTNPQEAVVASELKIGRNDPCPCGSGKKYKKCCGKNK
- the lptE gene encoding LPS assembly lipoprotein LptE produces the protein MHIKIFENQTYKTGLDELATQTTLEAFRNNSGLQLVSEEQADIVLIGKVTGFAKEPYVYAGALSVSQYKITIKLSVTVYDRVRNTIFWQGDVADWATYTTEEEKGIREAMKRTAERLVTVILTNW